The Bryobacteraceae bacterium genome includes a window with the following:
- a CDS encoding putative nickel-responsive regulator, with amino-acid sequence MGALARIGVAIDEDLLKKFDALIERRGYTNRSEAFRDLIRDALVQDKAAAPEAEVVGTLTLVYDHHVRQLQERLTHMQHEHHTEIISALHVHLDHHHCLEVLVLRGRSARVRQIADRLIATKGVQHGRLTLTSP; translated from the coding sequence ATGGGAGCGCTGGCCCGCATCGGCGTCGCCATCGACGAGGATCTGCTGAAAAAATTCGACGCGCTCATCGAGCGCCGGGGCTATACGAACCGCAGCGAGGCCTTTCGCGATCTGATCCGCGACGCCCTTGTGCAGGACAAGGCCGCCGCGCCCGAGGCGGAGGTCGTGGGCACGCTGACGCTTGTCTACGATCACCACGTGCGCCAGCTGCAGGAGCGGCTGACGCACATGCAGCACGAGCATCACACCGAGATCATCTCCGCGCTGCACGTCCACCTCGACCATCATCACTGCCTCGAGGTGCTCGTGCTGCGCGGCAGAAGCGCCCGCGTGCGCCAGATCGCAGACCGCCTGATCGCCACCAAAGGCGTTCAGCACGGGCGGCTCACCCTGACCTCCCCCTGA